A single window of Flavobacterium sp. 140616W15 DNA harbors:
- a CDS encoding LodA/GoxA family CTQ-dependent oxidase, whose protein sequence is MDTKNIKKVAIYPAIGIARIGNSPEYYLASDLPGVAPVAEGGFKDGDNLFKKQVPLFRIYALDENDNPLYEINTDTATDVNIEWDVHVANRKAAWYQFNNALDLGEYSIPSLKRNGGITGVDREQLVIDPGPRKISGKNISGKEYQLDTGKFFDKEVSLGELKTDDKGRLLFFGGDGKSESRLNIRAITFANNDDWHDDTSDGVVRAKVTIGGQTFDAKPAVVACTPPNFGQGLFPVVSMLDVVQDLYLNEGWITPKGTVKFYEDIYPILSRMSTTQWVNEGFFVLFGTDSPSDFNNPEFISQLENPGTQFESERKRVFEWFRDHQSNEYEPTKLPPHYGDLFGDYEDLPAVDLSVTATQYEMLRQWSEGNFVTGKPKEIIPFDELSVNEQVDALLKAPLEECLGGPFHPGIEITWPFRHLMMWDEPFRLKVIPKNEKVRDDYGGIITSEIALSENGPLDGTGPGSLTRWLGVPWQTDEASCMSGYDVTLYLPLPSFWSVRVPNTILSMDSYNRLKATTTNDGQKLKHFSYRVDWMRDFTSNYVPRINNMVAKWHQLGIITKQELDNQSQFLPDTLWVETDREGPAGIDPTLEQVKHAERESTVSERLFRATPRESHPLKRHEL, encoded by the coding sequence ATGGATACTAAAAATATAAAAAAAGTAGCTATTTATCCAGCAATCGGAATAGCTAGAATTGGAAATTCTCCTGAATATTATCTGGCCTCTGATTTACCGGGCGTAGCTCCTGTTGCTGAAGGCGGTTTTAAAGACGGCGACAATTTATTTAAAAAACAGGTGCCTTTATTTCGTATTTATGCTTTGGATGAAAATGATAATCCGCTTTATGAAATTAATACAGATACGGCAACAGATGTAAATATTGAATGGGATGTGCATGTAGCCAATAGAAAAGCGGCATGGTATCAGTTTAATAATGCTTTGGATTTAGGAGAATATAGTATCCCAAGTCTAAAGCGTAACGGAGGTATTACAGGTGTAGATAGAGAACAGCTTGTTATTGACCCAGGACCAAGAAAAATTAGTGGCAAAAATATATCTGGTAAAGAATATCAGTTGGATACAGGGAAATTTTTTGATAAAGAAGTTTCTTTGGGCGAGTTAAAAACTGATGACAAAGGACGTTTGTTATTTTTTGGTGGTGATGGAAAAAGTGAATCCCGACTTAATATTCGTGCCATAACTTTTGCTAATAACGACGACTGGCATGATGATACTTCAGATGGTGTTGTAAGAGCCAAAGTGACTATTGGTGGGCAAACATTTGATGCTAAGCCCGCTGTTGTAGCTTGTACTCCGCCAAATTTTGGGCAGGGATTATTTCCTGTGGTAAGTATGCTTGATGTAGTTCAGGATTTGTATTTAAATGAAGGCTGGATAACTCCCAAAGGGACAGTAAAATTTTATGAAGATATCTATCCTATATTATCCCGAATGAGTACTACACAATGGGTTAATGAAGGTTTCTTTGTTTTGTTTGGTACAGATTCTCCAAGTGATTTTAATAATCCGGAATTCATCAGTCAGTTAGAAAATCCAGGGACTCAATTTGAATCAGAAAGAAAACGAGTATTTGAATGGTTTAGAGATCATCAATCAAATGAATATGAACCAACTAAATTACCTCCTCATTATGGAGATTTATTTGGTGACTACGAAGATTTACCAGCGGTTGACTTATCAGTAACAGCTACCCAATATGAAATGCTTCGCCAGTGGTCCGAAGGTAATTTTGTAACGGGAAAACCAAAAGAAATTATTCCTTTTGATGAATTATCAGTAAACGAGCAGGTTGATGCTTTATTAAAAGCTCCATTAGAAGAATGTTTAGGAGGTCCTTTTCATCCCGGAATTGAGATTACATGGCCATTTAGACATCTTATGATGTGGGACGAGCCTTTTCGCTTAAAAGTTATACCGAAAAACGAAAAAGTTAGAGATGATTATGGAGGTATTATTACTTCAGAAATTGCTTTGTCTGAAAATGGGCCATTAGATGGAACAGGACCTGGATCGCTTACACGTTGGTTAGGCGTGCCATGGCAAACAGATGAAGCCAGTTGTATGTCGGGTTATGATGTAACACTTTATTTACCATTACCTTCATTTTGGTCAGTACGAGTTCCTAATACAATATTATCAATGGATAGTTACAACCGATTGAAAGCGACAACAACAAATGATGGACAGAAGTTAAAACATTTCTCTTATCGTGTAGATTGGATGCGTGATTTTACTTCAAACTATGTACCGCGTATTAATAATATGGTTGCTAAATGGCATCAGTTGGGGATTATTACTAAACAAGAACTTGACAATCAATCGCAATTTTTACCCGATACCTTATGGGTTGAAACCGATCGAGAAGGGCCAGCAGGTATTGATCCAACTTTAGAACAGGTAAAACATGCCGAAAGAGAAAGTACTGTGAGTGAGCGATTATTTAGAGCTACACCACGCGAAAGTCATCCATTAAAAAGACACGAACTATAG
- a CDS encoding S8 family serine peptidase, translated as MKTQITFLFFMITTISLSQSPDKWKQYIERERENKFEKYHFTSLENAHQNKYKVVKKLDDTFCIVENGSLRSNKLLVKILPVNDLWKLPSNFSNHKEGKEYIIATDSVESLITDLESMHISDIKILGKNLVIVKCDSKKIIDEIIGLSSVSSISQESLQPKGESKIIDQNFSINYINKAHANFSLLTGENQIVSIKDDFFDLNDIDLLSKHIPSAAQSATVSSHATAMATIISGLGNSSVLGKGVAQKTKIQSSDFLNIYPDEVATLQGATTQNHSYGTVIENFYGSLANAYDSQLFLNTDLTHCFSSGNSGLEGYKSITGNFKQSKNSILLGCIDHNEVVMPFSSKGPAYDGRIKPELVAFSTQGTSNSTALVTGIITLMKQHYKTINNTSLSNALTKAILINSAKDLGNIGPDFSYGYGNVNANKCLKTISENRIISGNLISGQIKSHEITLPSNAKNLKITLVWNDLPAAINSNISLINDLDIEVISNNNTTFLPWILNPDTPQEQAKRGKDKLNNIEQVTIENPTPGSYNITVIGAYISNASQDYSIAYEYELERQFEWNYPVGNDNFPFDGKTISPFKWDSSFSGTSGQLSISYNNGQTWEIIASGINLDSEQFTYIPTEQKFAKAKLKMTIGTTDYISDSFTISYDLNIRTSLVCDGTTEINWDTPTDVILFNIYQLTGDHFEFKEQTTNANYIYTDGKIHTVTPVFDNSEGVKSESTLQYAQNSNCYFELALAEVYEENKVKVSASLFSLYNIKRLELVKIINTSESVISTINDVNSKTFSFIDTVPIKGSNRYKINIILENNNVFSSKILDANYLEDDLFLVYPTLLSKNEELNIEVKNEENAIFYLYNISGQNTITSSLFSKTNSIDLSNIASGIYIYKIITSLGGIQTGKISVF; from the coding sequence ATGAAGACACAAATTACTTTCCTTTTTTTTATGATAACAACAATCAGTCTTTCTCAAAGTCCTGATAAATGGAAACAATATATAGAGCGTGAAAGAGAAAATAAATTTGAGAAATACCATTTTACATCTTTAGAAAATGCGCATCAGAATAAATACAAGGTTGTAAAAAAACTAGATGATACTTTTTGTATTGTTGAAAATGGTAGTTTAAGATCTAATAAACTTTTAGTAAAAATACTGCCTGTAAATGATTTATGGAAACTACCATCAAATTTTTCAAATCATAAAGAAGGCAAAGAATATATTATAGCTACAGATAGTGTTGAATCGTTAATTACTGACTTGGAATCGATGCATATTTCTGATATCAAAATATTAGGTAAGAATCTTGTAATTGTAAAATGTGATTCTAAAAAAATTATTGATGAGATTATAGGTTTAAGCAGTGTGTCTTCTATTTCACAAGAATCGTTACAACCAAAAGGAGAATCTAAGATAATAGATCAAAATTTTAGTATCAATTACATAAATAAAGCTCATGCTAATTTTTCTCTTTTAACAGGAGAAAACCAAATTGTATCAATCAAAGATGATTTTTTTGATCTAAATGATATCGATTTACTGAGTAAGCACATTCCATCGGCAGCGCAATCGGCTACTGTATCAAGTCATGCAACTGCTATGGCGACTATAATCTCTGGATTAGGAAATAGTTCTGTCTTAGGAAAAGGAGTCGCTCAAAAGACTAAAATACAATCTTCTGACTTTTTGAATATCTATCCTGATGAAGTAGCGACTTTACAAGGAGCAACTACTCAAAATCATTCCTACGGAACAGTAATTGAGAATTTTTATGGTTCGCTAGCAAATGCTTATGATTCACAATTATTTTTAAATACTGATTTGACTCATTGTTTTTCTTCTGGTAATAGTGGACTTGAAGGTTATAAATCTATTACAGGTAATTTTAAGCAATCTAAAAATAGTATTCTGTTGGGCTGTATTGATCATAACGAAGTAGTTATGCCGTTTTCTTCAAAAGGACCAGCCTATGATGGGCGAATAAAACCGGAGCTGGTGGCTTTTAGCACACAAGGTACTTCCAATTCTACTGCGTTAGTTACAGGAATTATTACCCTTATGAAACAACATTATAAAACTATAAATAATACCTCTTTAAGTAATGCTCTCACAAAAGCAATCTTAATTAATAGCGCAAAAGATTTAGGCAATATCGGCCCAGATTTCAGCTATGGCTACGGTAATGTAAATGCTAATAAATGTCTAAAAACGATCAGTGAAAATAGAATCATATCTGGTAATTTGATATCAGGACAGATAAAATCACATGAAATTACGCTTCCATCAAATGCAAAAAACTTGAAAATTACATTAGTGTGGAATGATTTGCCTGCCGCAATCAACAGTAATATTAGTTTGATAAACGATTTAGATATAGAAGTTATTTCGAATAACAACACTACTTTTTTACCATGGATTCTTAACCCTGATACTCCGCAAGAACAGGCTAAAAGAGGAAAAGATAAACTTAATAATATCGAACAAGTGACTATTGAAAATCCCACCCCAGGATCTTACAATATTACTGTTATTGGTGCATATATTTCAAATGCATCTCAGGATTATAGCATTGCCTACGAATATGAATTAGAGCGTCAATTTGAATGGAATTATCCTGTTGGTAATGATAATTTCCCCTTTGATGGTAAAACTATTTCTCCTTTTAAATGGGATTCTTCATTTTCGGGAACCTCGGGACAATTGTCAATTAGTTACAATAATGGACAGACTTGGGAAATTATTGCAAGTGGTATAAATCTAGATAGCGAGCAATTTACTTATATTCCTACAGAGCAAAAATTCGCAAAAGCAAAATTAAAGATGACTATTGGTACTACTGATTATATCTCTGATAGCTTTACGATTTCTTATGATTTAAATATAAGGACTAGTTTAGTTTGTGATGGCACAACAGAAATTAATTGGGACACACCCACTGATGTTATTTTATTTAATATTTATCAATTGACAGGAGATCATTTCGAATTTAAAGAACAAACAACAAATGCTAATTATATCTATACCGATGGAAAAATTCACACCGTTACGCCTGTATTTGATAATAGCGAAGGAGTAAAAAGTGAGTCTACATTACAATATGCTCAAAACTCAAATTGTTATTTCGAGTTGGCTTTGGCAGAAGTTTATGAAGAGAACAAAGTAAAAGTTAGTGCCAGTCTTTTTAGTTTATACAATATCAAAAGGTTAGAATTAGTCAAAATAATTAATACTTCAGAAAGTGTTATTAGCACAATAAATGATGTCAACTCTAAAACATTTTCTTTTATAGATACTGTCCCAATAAAAGGCAGCAATAGATATAAAATAAATATAATTTTAGAAAACAATAATGTATTCAGTTCTAAAATTTTAGATGCTAATTATTTAGAGGATGATTTATTTCTTGTTTATCCAACGTTATTAAGCAAAAATGAAGAATTAAATATTGAAGTTAAAAATGAGGAAAATGCTATTTTCTATTTGTACAATATTAGTGGGCAAAATACTATTACTTCTTCATTGTTTTCTAAAACCAATAGTATCGATCTGAGCAATATTGCTTCAGGAATTTACATCTATAAGATAATAACAAGCTTAGGAGGAATACAAACAGGAAAAATTTCAGTTTTTTAA
- a CDS encoding M57 family metalloprotease → MKTIKSILALSFMALTLLSCNKDDDSNQSKQEALKVTPDVLNKLRELSLNSTDVQVIKNTKLDGSTEDAFLIEGCIIMTPDQLNKMNLQGGITTEQYRTTNLVSPQTITVVGLSGTGTSALSTNMRAGLQAAVNRYNSLGLSINFTLTFSSSTAGADIVVKRQIGSAGGVAGFPSGGAPYSSVTLYSGLDTYSVGVNAHVAAHEIGHCIGLRHTDWFSRQSCGQNSNEGTAGVGAIHIPGTPTGYDATSYMRACFSSSETGAFNSNDVTALNYLY, encoded by the coding sequence ATGAAAACAATTAAATCAATTTTAGCCTTATCGTTTATGGCATTAACGCTATTATCTTGTAACAAAGACGATGACTCAAATCAATCAAAGCAAGAAGCTCTCAAAGTAACACCGGATGTGTTAAATAAACTTAGAGAACTTTCACTGAATAGTACAGATGTTCAAGTGATCAAAAACACAAAACTAGATGGTTCTACAGAAGATGCATTCTTGATTGAAGGATGTATTATCATGACACCAGATCAATTAAACAAAATGAATCTCCAAGGAGGAATCACAACAGAACAATACCGCACTACCAATTTAGTATCTCCACAAACTATTACTGTTGTTGGATTATCAGGAACTGGTACATCAGCTCTATCTACAAATATGCGTGCAGGATTGCAAGCGGCAGTAAATAGATACAATAGCTTAGGATTATCTATTAACTTTACTCTAACCTTTAGTTCAAGTACCGCAGGTGCAGACATTGTTGTAAAAAGACAAATTGGATCTGCTGGTGGTGTAGCTGGTTTTCCTTCTGGAGGAGCACCTTATAGCTCAGTTACATTATATTCTGGATTAGATACTTACTCAGTAGGTGTAAATGCACACGTAGCGGCACACGAAATTGGTCATTGCATTGGTTTACGCCATACTGATTGGTTTAGCCGTCAAAGTTGTGGACAAAATTCAAACGAAGGAACTGCTGGTGTTGGAGCAATTCATATCCCAGGAACACCTACAGGATATGATGCAACTTCATACATGAGAGCTTGTTTCAGTTCAAGTGAAACTGGAGCCTTCAATTCTAACGATGTTACTGCTCTAAATTATTTATATTAA
- a CDS encoding helix-turn-helix domain-containing protein, protein MERKVKYDYAFKLECVRLVIEKGYSSEAVSNEKSISESNIRRWVSFYRAYGTIGLLPRKNRVYSIDFKQKVLLSIDKDLLSLREARLKFNIPSDSIIIRWKRDFANFGLEGLSSKPKGRPRSMNFKRKQRKTDKPLTREEELLKELEYLRAENEILKKFNALVQAEQANQNKRLKP, encoded by the coding sequence ATGGAAAGAAAAGTCAAGTATGATTACGCATTCAAACTTGAATGTGTAAGGTTAGTTATCGAGAAAGGATACTCCAGTGAAGCGGTATCTAATGAAAAGAGTATTAGTGAGTCAAATATTCGTAGATGGGTTAGCTTTTACAGAGCATATGGAACAATCGGATTGTTACCACGGAAGAATCGTGTCTATTCCATTGATTTTAAACAAAAAGTATTACTATCAATAGATAAGGATTTATTATCACTAAGGGAAGCTCGTTTAAAATTTAACATTCCTTCAGACTCAATTATTATCAGATGGAAAAGAGATTTTGCTAACTTTGGTTTAGAGGGATTATCATCTAAACCTAAAGGAAGACCCAGATCTATGAATTTTAAGAGAAAACAGAGAAAAACAGACAAACCCTTAACTAGGGAAGAAGAACTTTTAAAGGAACTGGAGTATTTACGAGCTGAGAACGAAATTTTAAAAAAGTTCAACGCCTTAGTTCAAGCCGAACAAGCCAATCAAAACAAAAGGCTCAAACCATAA